In a single window of the Olivibacter sp. SDN3 genome:
- a CDS encoding RagB/SusD family nutrient uptake outer membrane protein — protein sequence MKKYIYKWVLLIGILTFSNCKKDFLEREPLDSMTDDNFWSNEGNVETFSYRFYREFFMGYGAGYGWGPFWFGSQDMIDDFAPTAPAQFPLNVPTNDDANWNFESVRRANIYISRIPQVPMEEEAIQHWTGIARFFRGMAYADLVNAYGDVPWYDQELEEDDPELYRPRDPRTGVMDRVLEDFQFAAEHVRISDGTAKLSVNKDVVLAYMSKVFLFEGTWLKYHDIDQERAATYLEAAKWAADELISSGRYNLHADYREVFTSTDLSGNAEIILFRQYEAGILTHSHMSYNNRESQTGISRNAVESYLCDDGLPIELSPRYQGDRSIEQILANRDPRMTATLRSTLNVQGVHAPYSSSAYMSHKFLNDGLATLPEGSGSLNITDAPVMRYGEVLINYAEAAAELGNLTQEDLDKSINVLRARGGSEMPPLEVSGNQAMVNGAVYDDPERDPTVPGIIWEIRRERRIELMFEGQRYNDLRRWKKLEYVDTRGNETMNMGAWINKSDYSEPLNDLMLDRTGNEGYIVPAYRAESQRLFDNDKYYLDPLPIDQITLYRENGSELVQNPGW from the coding sequence ATGAAAAAGTACATATATAAATGGGTTTTACTGATCGGTATCTTAACCTTCAGCAATTGTAAAAAAGATTTTCTGGAACGCGAGCCTTTGGATAGTATGACCGATGATAATTTCTGGAGCAATGAAGGCAATGTAGAAACGTTCTCCTATCGCTTTTATCGGGAGTTTTTTATGGGCTATGGCGCCGGGTATGGTTGGGGACCTTTTTGGTTCGGAAGTCAGGATATGATTGATGATTTTGCGCCAACGGCGCCAGCACAGTTTCCGCTCAATGTTCCCACGAACGACGACGCCAATTGGAATTTTGAATCGGTTAGAAGGGCGAATATTTATATCAGTCGTATCCCTCAAGTTCCCATGGAAGAAGAAGCCATTCAACATTGGACGGGCATAGCACGTTTTTTCCGGGGAATGGCCTATGCCGATCTGGTGAATGCTTATGGAGATGTGCCCTGGTACGATCAGGAATTGGAAGAAGATGATCCTGAACTCTATCGGCCACGGGATCCACGTACGGGAGTCATGGATCGCGTACTGGAAGATTTTCAGTTTGCCGCAGAACATGTCAGAATTAGCGATGGAACAGCAAAACTATCCGTTAACAAAGACGTCGTATTAGCTTATATGTCAAAGGTATTCCTTTTTGAAGGTACCTGGTTAAAATACCACGATATCGATCAGGAACGCGCTGCCACTTACCTTGAAGCAGCAAAATGGGCAGCCGATGAGCTCATCAGTTCCGGAAGATACAATCTACATGCAGACTATAGGGAGGTCTTTACGTCGACCGACCTTTCCGGCAATGCCGAAATTATACTTTTCAGACAGTATGAGGCGGGCATTCTAACGCACTCTCACATGTCGTATAACAACCGCGAATCGCAAACAGGTATCTCCCGCAATGCAGTTGAAAGTTACCTATGTGATGATGGTTTGCCCATCGAACTGTCTCCCCGTTATCAGGGCGATCGAAGCATTGAGCAGATACTCGCTAACCGCGACCCCCGTATGACGGCCACCCTTCGTTCTACGCTGAACGTTCAGGGCGTCCACGCCCCCTACTCATCCAGCGCCTATATGTCACACAAATTCTTAAATGATGGGCTGGCAACACTGCCGGAAGGGAGCGGCTCCCTGAACATCACCGACGCACCGGTGATGCGTTATGGTGAAGTGCTGATCAACTACGCTGAGGCAGCTGCAGAATTGGGTAATCTAACTCAGGAGGACCTCGACAAATCGATCAACGTATTGCGTGCCCGGGGCGGTAGTGAAATGCCGCCCCTGGAGGTTTCGGGTAATCAGGCCATGGTAAATGGTGCGGTTTATGACGATCCCGAACGAGACCCAACAGTGCCCGGTATCATTTGGGAAATAAGGAGAGAACGTCGCATAGAACTCATGTTTGAAGGACAGCGATATAATGATTTGCGCCGCTGGAAAAAGCTAGAGTATGTGGATACCAGAGGGAATGAGACCATGAACATGGGTGCATGGATAAATAAGTCCGACTATTCCGAACCACTAAATGACCTGATGCTGGATAGAACAGGTAATGAGGGCTATATTGTTCCAGCTTACCGGGCAGAGTCACAACGCCTATTTGACAATGACAAATATTACCTGGATCCACTACCAATTGATCAAATTACACTTTACCGTGAAAATGGTTCGGAATTAGTACAAAATCCAGGATGGTAA
- a CDS encoding polysaccharide deacetylase family protein yields MIFSGDEYTEGLETILDVLKDNQVKASFFFTGRLYANRENKPSIERIINDGHYIGAHSDQHLLYCDWKKRDSLLVTEKEFSDDLNEVYRKMQAFGIDKQKAAYFLPPYEWYNSEISKWTTKHHLQLINFTPGTLTAADYTYPEMENSYRSSEVILNSIFHYEKESSTDLNGFIMLIHVGAGPKRKDKFYNKLPHLLNKLMEKGYNFKRIDELLI; encoded by the coding sequence TTGATTTTTTCGGGAGATGAGTATACAGAAGGTTTAGAAACCATTTTAGATGTATTAAAAGATAATCAGGTAAAGGCATCTTTCTTTTTTACAGGTCGGCTATATGCAAACAGGGAAAACAAACCATCTATTGAGCGTATAATAAATGACGGACATTATATTGGTGCGCACTCCGACCAACATTTACTATATTGCGATTGGAAAAAACGAGATAGCTTGTTGGTTACTGAGAAGGAATTTAGTGATGATTTGAATGAAGTATATCGAAAAATGCAAGCATTTGGAATAGATAAACAGAAAGCCGCTTACTTTCTTCCTCCTTATGAATGGTATAACAGTGAAATAAGTAAATGGACAACAAAACATCATTTACAATTAATTAACTTTACGCCCGGAACATTGACAGCAGCAGACTACACATACCCCGAAATGGAAAACAGTTATCGTTCGTCTGAAGTAATTCTGAATTCGATATTTCATTACGAGAAAGAAAGTAGTACGGATTTAAATGGATTTATTATGCTTATACATGTCGGCGCCGGGCCGAAGAGAAAGGATAAGTTTTATAATAAATTGCCCCATCTCCTCAATAAACTGATGGAGAAAGGCTACAATTTCAAAAGGATTGACGAGTTATTGATTTAA
- a CDS encoding glycoside hydrolase family 9 protein: protein MKTKGLFKPVLIFILCLMVSIPSCTIKDNKAPKTVIRINQLGYYPKGVKVAVWGSLQERNIDSFFLVDARTNKEVYQAKASDPYGKYGPFQQTYRLDFSAFTDTGKYYLKTGAIRSPEFRIANDVYKGTADFALRYMRQQRSGFNPYLNDSCHTQDGYTMYGHMPDSTIIDVSGGWHDASDYLQYSTTTANATYHLLAAYRDFKSVFDDRYQANGLAGKNGIEDILDEAAWGLKWLKKMHPREDWLFNQLADDRDHAGMRLPTDDTTDYGMGSGGPRPVYFASGEVQGLGKHKNRTTGVASTAGKFASAFALASQLYKDIDNGEAMIYKDKALSAYHLGLAKPGVCQTAPNMAPYFYEEDNWEDDMQLGAVNLWKLTKERHFLVQAIDYGRKEKITAWLGADTARHYQWYPFHNFGHYEIANGNAEPSGEFSDYYKEGIEKINRKAEKNAFLRGVPFIWCSNNLTVSFAIQCYLYRQLTQDATYKALEQANIDWLFGCNPWGTSMVYGLPEWGDTPTAPHSAFTELNNYPVDGGLVDGPVYGNIYNNLIGITLYKPDTYASFQSELVVYHDDYGDYSTNEPTMDGTASLVYLLAAKENESSEVARAKK, encoded by the coding sequence ATGAAAACCAAAGGATTATTCAAACCGGTTTTAATATTTATCCTATGCTTGATGGTTAGTATCCCCTCGTGTACAATAAAGGACAATAAAGCACCCAAAACGGTTATCCGTATTAACCAACTGGGCTATTACCCGAAAGGCGTAAAAGTAGCTGTTTGGGGATCCCTTCAGGAGCGAAACATCGACTCCTTTTTCTTGGTCGACGCCCGAACAAATAAGGAAGTGTATCAGGCGAAAGCGAGCGATCCCTATGGAAAATATGGGCCATTTCAACAGACATATAGATTGGACTTTTCGGCTTTTACCGACACCGGCAAATACTATTTAAAAACTGGCGCCATCAGATCTCCCGAATTCCGCATTGCTAACGACGTATACAAGGGAACCGCCGACTTCGCCCTCCGCTATATGCGGCAGCAACGTAGTGGATTTAACCCTTACTTAAATGACTCCTGTCACACTCAAGACGGTTATACGATGTACGGCCATATGCCAGACAGCACCATCATTGATGTTTCAGGCGGATGGCATGACGCTTCTGACTACTTACAGTACAGCACCACCACCGCCAACGCTACCTATCATTTGCTGGCCGCCTATAGAGATTTTAAATCGGTTTTCGATGATCGTTATCAAGCTAATGGTTTAGCGGGAAAAAACGGAATCGAGGATATCTTAGACGAAGCTGCCTGGGGATTAAAATGGTTAAAGAAAATGCATCCCCGTGAAGATTGGTTATTTAATCAACTGGCCGACGACCGTGATCATGCTGGGATGCGACTGCCTACCGACGACACCACCGACTATGGGATGGGATCCGGTGGACCTCGCCCCGTATATTTCGCTAGCGGAGAAGTACAGGGTTTAGGTAAACATAAAAATAGAACTACTGGAGTTGCCTCTACTGCCGGTAAGTTTGCCAGCGCCTTCGCGCTCGCATCCCAGTTATATAAAGATATAGATAATGGAGAAGCCATGATCTATAAAGACAAAGCATTATCGGCATATCACCTAGGGTTAGCCAAACCTGGGGTATGCCAAACAGCGCCTAACATGGCACCGTATTTTTATGAAGAGGATAATTGGGAAGATGATATGCAACTTGGTGCTGTAAACCTATGGAAACTAACCAAAGAGCGGCACTTTTTAGTACAAGCGATAGATTACGGAAGAAAAGAAAAAATCACAGCCTGGTTAGGAGCCGATACCGCTAGGCATTATCAATGGTATCCTTTTCACAATTTTGGACATTACGAAATAGCCAACGGAAATGCAGAACCCAGTGGAGAGTTCAGTGATTACTATAAGGAAGGCATCGAAAAGATAAATCGAAAAGCAGAAAAAAATGCCTTTTTGAGAGGAGTACCATTTATATGGTGCTCTAACAATTTAACAGTTTCTTTTGCAATACAGTGTTATTTATACCGACAACTAACGCAAGATGCCACCTATAAGGCATTGGAACAAGCTAACATTGATTGGCTTTTCGGTTGTAATCCTTGGGGAACTAGTATGGTATATGGCTTGCCAGAATGGGGAGACACACCTACCGCGCCCCATTCTGCATTTACAGAACTGAATAACTATCCTGTTGATGGTGGTTTGGTAGACGGGCCTGTATATGGGAATATTTACAATAATCTTATTGGAATAACCCTATATAAGCCTGACACATACGCCTCATTTCAATCTGAACTTGTCGTCTATCATGATGATTATGGCGACTATAGTACGAATGAACCAACGATGGACGGAACAGCATCATTAGTTTATTTACTCGCAGCTAAAGAAAACGAGTCATCGGAGGTGGCTCGTGCAAAAAAGTAA
- the murQ gene encoding N-acetylmuramic acid 6-phosphate etherase — MDYTTEKESNYNDLEKMSVKELLTNINREDQTVPAIVEKSIPQIETVVNITAAKMEEGGRLFYIGAGTSGRLGILDASECPPTFGVPFDWIVGLIAGGDHAIRKAVEFAEDDKEQAWKDLSEHRINSNDVVLGIAASGSTPYVIGGLEAANKAGITTACLVCNANTPVAKVAKFPIEVITGPEFVTGSTRMKAGTAQKLVLNMLSTSIMIKLGRVKGNKMVDMQLTNNKLFNRGARIIMQETGVNQEKANQLLEEYGSVRKAIEKIQDIKA; from the coding sequence ATGGATTATACAACTGAAAAAGAATCAAACTACAATGATTTGGAAAAAATGTCAGTTAAGGAACTACTTACTAACATTAACAGAGAGGATCAAACTGTTCCCGCTATTGTGGAAAAATCCATTCCACAGATTGAAACCGTGGTAAACATTACAGCGGCAAAGATGGAAGAAGGCGGCAGATTATTTTATATAGGTGCCGGAACAAGTGGTAGATTGGGAATATTAGATGCCTCTGAGTGTCCACCGACCTTTGGGGTACCATTTGATTGGATTGTGGGACTCATTGCAGGCGGAGACCATGCTATACGAAAAGCGGTTGAATTTGCGGAGGACGATAAAGAGCAGGCTTGGAAAGACCTTTCAGAACATAGAATCAATAGTAACGACGTAGTATTAGGTATCGCCGCGTCAGGAAGTACGCCGTATGTGATAGGTGGACTGGAGGCTGCAAATAAAGCTGGAATTACAACAGCTTGCTTAGTATGTAATGCTAACACACCAGTGGCAAAAGTAGCCAAGTTTCCTATTGAAGTTATTACCGGTCCTGAATTCGTAACCGGCTCAACCAGAATGAAAGCCGGCACCGCGCAAAAGTTAGTGCTAAATATGCTGAGTACTTCTATTATGATTAAATTAGGAAGGGTAAAAGGCAACAAAATGGTTGATATGCAGTTAACCAACAACAAACTATTTAACAGAGGCGCTAGAATTATTATGCAAGAAACCGGAGTTAATCAAGAGAAAGCGAACCAACTATTGGAAGAATATGGGAGCGTCCGTAAAGCCATCGAGAAAATTCAAGATATAAAAGCCTAA
- a CDS encoding exo-beta-N-acetylmuramidase NamZ domain-containing protein translates to MINKKYFRFFVLAVICFHTACTQGASNNADKENKKLKSTSSETNATILTGADQTAAYLPLLEGKKVGLMGNQTSIVGPDEKHLVDVLLANNVDLQFAFAPEHGFRGSIERGEKVANDLDEKTGLPLHSLYGKNEKADSIVASIDVMIFDLQDVGARFYTYITSMHRVMQLCVNQNKKLIVLDRPNPNGDQVNGPVRKDDKFKSNVSYHKIAMIHGLTVGELAQMINGEGWLEDGKQCDLTVIPVKNWDHNTKYELPVVPSPSLPNYLSVRLYMSLCLFEGTDINVGRGTDWPFQVLGYPDPEFGDFTFNPGSKPGMSAHVEQQGKTCYGIDLREEDAVDATFTLKYLIDFYNKSKKAGFADKFFSRPEFFNKLAGNDQLIKQIKAGMTEEQIADTWQDELRDYRNMRKKYLLYTDFQ, encoded by the coding sequence ATGATAAATAAAAAGTATTTCAGATTTTTCGTTTTAGCAGTTATTTGTTTCCATACCGCCTGTACCCAGGGTGCCTCAAATAATGCCGATAAAGAAAACAAAAAGTTAAAAAGCACCTCATCAGAAACCAATGCTACCATACTTACGGGGGCCGACCAGACAGCGGCTTACCTTCCCCTGCTTGAGGGGAAAAAAGTAGGGTTAATGGGTAATCAAACCTCCATTGTAGGTCCTGACGAAAAGCATCTGGTTGATGTTTTATTAGCAAATAACGTTGACCTGCAATTCGCTTTTGCCCCTGAACATGGTTTTCGGGGCAGCATAGAACGTGGCGAAAAAGTGGCAAATGATTTGGATGAAAAAACCGGATTGCCTCTGCACAGTTTATACGGAAAAAATGAAAAGGCCGACTCTATCGTTGCATCTATCGATGTTATGATTTTTGACCTACAAGACGTTGGTGCCCGCTTTTATACCTATATCACGTCCATGCATCGCGTGATGCAGTTATGTGTTAATCAAAATAAAAAACTGATAGTACTAGACAGACCTAATCCAAATGGCGACCAAGTGAACGGTCCCGTGAGAAAAGATGATAAATTCAAATCCAATGTAAGTTATCATAAAATAGCCATGATACATGGTTTAACCGTGGGAGAATTAGCCCAAATGATTAATGGTGAGGGCTGGCTGGAAGATGGCAAACAATGTGATTTAACGGTCATTCCTGTTAAAAATTGGGATCATAATACCAAATATGAATTACCAGTAGTCCCATCCCCTAGCCTACCTAACTATTTATCTGTACGCCTGTATATGTCGCTATGTTTATTTGAAGGAACAGACATCAATGTGGGCAGGGGGACAGACTGGCCTTTTCAGGTGTTGGGTTACCCGGACCCTGAGTTTGGTGATTTCACGTTTAATCCAGGATCAAAACCCGGAATGAGTGCGCACGTTGAGCAGCAGGGAAAAACCTGCTATGGCATAGATCTGAGAGAAGAAGACGCCGTTGATGCTACATTTACCTTAAAATACCTGATTGACTTTTACAATAAATCAAAAAAAGCAGGTTTTGCCGACAAGTTCTTTTCCCGTCCCGAATTTTTTAACAAACTTGCCGGTAACGACCAACTCATCAAACAGATAAAAGCTGGGATGACGGAAGAGCAAATTGCGGACACCTGGCAAGACGAACTTCGTGATTATAGAAATATGCGTAAGAAATATCTTCTGTACACAGATTTCCAATAA
- a CDS encoding PQQ-binding-like beta-propeller repeat protein — translation MKILNSILILLFPFLTSHAQHFKFAHVTDTHIGSKTGAEDLRRTIKDINQNNEIQFIIISGDITEFGSDEELTLAKQILDSLHNPYYLVPGNHDTNWSESGGNSFRKIFGDETFYFIHDGYRFAGTNSGPNMRMGPGQIPRENLVWMDSILAIDPELPLIYVNHYPQDSSLNNWYESIDRLKKHDIRLMLCGHGHINESYDFEGIPGVMGRSNLRAEQETGGYNIVTISSEEATCQERTPDSITHKPWHSVKLHNHHFDQSPNGYPRPDYSINRKYSAVKQAWIFEDKSDVGAGMAYAKNKIVSGNTNGEVYAINAKSGKKLWQFKTKGKIYSTPAVWKNTVVVGSSDNYIYGIDLKSGSLKWKIETQKAVLGSPSIEKGIAYIGGSDGTFRAIRVTDGDVLWTFEGLKGYLSAKPTVYNNIVYFGTWGNEFYALDISTGEKKWEWHNGATSRMLSPAACYPVATNGRIFIVAPDRYMTALDAENGELIWRKQLDDYRVRESIGLSTDSLLIYAKTMDGQLIGISTTAPDMEIAWQSTLRLPYELAPTAIVESNNNILVPSHSGLLSAVGRQSGKVIWQYKISNCLINPLLPIKRNKLVVSTMDGKIVSLKY, via the coding sequence ATGAAAATACTAAACAGCATACTTATCCTTTTATTTCCGTTTTTAACATCCCATGCGCAACATTTTAAGTTTGCTCATGTAACCGACACTCATATTGGCAGCAAAACAGGTGCGGAAGATTTAAGAAGAACGATAAAAGACATCAACCAGAACAATGAAATTCAGTTTATTATCATCTCCGGAGATATCACCGAATTTGGTTCCGATGAAGAGCTGACCTTAGCCAAACAAATACTCGATAGTTTACACAACCCCTATTACCTAGTGCCCGGCAATCACGACACGAACTGGTCTGAAAGCGGGGGAAATAGCTTTCGAAAAATTTTTGGTGATGAAACATTTTATTTCATCCATGATGGCTATCGTTTTGCAGGGACAAACTCCGGACCCAACATGCGTATGGGGCCTGGTCAAATACCAAGAGAAAACTTGGTATGGATGGATTCTATACTCGCAATTGATCCGGAATTGCCCTTAATTTATGTAAATCACTACCCACAGGATTCTTCCTTAAACAATTGGTACGAATCCATTGATCGATTAAAAAAGCACGATATACGCTTAATGTTATGTGGACATGGTCATATTAACGAAAGCTATGATTTTGAGGGTATACCCGGCGTTATGGGTCGTTCAAACCTGCGAGCTGAGCAGGAAACCGGAGGCTATAATATCGTGACGATTTCCTCAGAAGAAGCTACATGTCAGGAACGAACCCCAGACAGTATAACACACAAACCTTGGCATAGCGTTAAATTGCACAATCACCATTTTGATCAGTCGCCGAACGGATACCCGCGTCCGGATTATTCGATTAATAGAAAATATAGCGCTGTTAAGCAAGCATGGATATTTGAAGATAAAAGTGATGTTGGTGCAGGTATGGCTTATGCAAAAAATAAAATTGTTAGCGGAAACACTAACGGTGAGGTCTACGCTATAAATGCCAAGAGTGGCAAAAAATTATGGCAGTTTAAAACCAAAGGCAAAATATATTCAACGCCGGCCGTGTGGAAGAATACGGTAGTGGTTGGCTCAAGCGACAATTATATTTATGGCATCGACCTAAAAAGCGGTTCGTTAAAGTGGAAAATAGAGACGCAGAAAGCGGTTCTGGGATCGCCATCAATTGAAAAAGGGATCGCCTACATTGGCGGGTCAGATGGAACTTTTAGGGCTATACGTGTGACTGACGGCGATGTTTTATGGACCTTTGAAGGTTTAAAAGGTTACCTCTCCGCTAAACCAACGGTATACAACAATATAGTCTATTTCGGCACCTGGGGAAATGAATTTTATGCTTTGGATATTTCCACCGGAGAAAAAAAATGGGAATGGCATAATGGAGCTACAAGCCGGATGTTATCACCTGCAGCATGTTATCCCGTGGCTACAAACGGGCGGATCTTTATAGTTGCACCAGATCGCTATATGACAGCACTGGACGCAGAGAACGGAGAGCTTATTTGGCGAAAACAATTAGACGACTACAGGGTCAGGGAATCAATTGGCCTTTCTACTGATAGCTTATTGATATACGCAAAAACGATGGACGGGCAGCTTATAGGGATCTCTACAACTGCTCCAGACATGGAAATAGCCTGGCAGTCTACACTCAGGCTTCCTTATGAATTAGCACCAACCGCCATCGTAGAATCAAACAACAATATACTGGTTCCTAGCCATTCAGGTTTACTATCTGCCGTTGGTAGGCAATCTGGAAAGGTAATTTGGCAATATAAAATATCCAACTGCCTGATTAACCCACTATTACCGATAAAACGCAATAAATTGGTGGTAAGTACAATGGATGGTAAAATTGTCAGTCTAAAATACTAG